In Rahnella aquatilis CIP 78.65 = ATCC 33071, one DNA window encodes the following:
- a CDS encoding MysB family protein has protein sequence MSLYATLEEAIDAAREEFLEAAQDRIHDDEEPIPDQFNLQKYIMQDGDVMWQAEFLNGEGDSIEALTFRSGAAAQAIFDEDYDLIELEEEWQEEATLYEWDEGEYQHEPPLDTEEGKAAVEEWDDEDEYPGRDID, from the coding sequence ATGTCATTATACGCGACGCTGGAAGAAGCTATTGATGCCGCCCGCGAAGAATTCCTTGAAGCCGCGCAGGATCGGATCCATGACGACGAAGAGCCAATTCCGGACCAGTTTAATCTGCAGAAATACATCATGCAGGATGGCGACGTGATGTGGCAGGCAGAATTCCTCAACGGTGAAGGGGATTCCATCGAGGCCCTGACGTTCCGCAGCGGGGCGGCGGCGCAGGCCATCTTTGATGAGGATTATGATCTGATTGAGCTTGAAGAAGAGTGGCAGGAAGAAGCCACGCTGTATGAATGGGATGAAGGTGAGTACCAGCATGAACCCCCGCTGGATACTGAAGAAGGTAAAGCGGCAGTTGAAGAATGGGACGATGAAGACGAATATCCGGGTCGTGATATCGACTAA
- a CDS encoding YceK/YidQ family lipoprotein → MINRVVFRGCVLALLATLLTGCGSIISRTVPGQGHGNQYYPGVQWDLRDSPWRYVTVIDVPLSMIVDTFMLPVDARHGPYE, encoded by the coding sequence GTGATTAATCGGGTTGTTTTTCGCGGATGTGTGCTGGCTTTACTGGCGACGCTACTGACCGGCTGTGGCAGTATTATCAGCCGGACCGTGCCGGGACAAGGGCATGGCAACCAGTATTATCCCGGTGTGCAGTGGGATTTACGGGACAGCCCGTGGCGTTATGTCACTGTCATCGATGTCCCGCTGTCGATGATTGTCGACACTTTCATGCTGCCGGTTGACGCCCGCCACGGGCCTTATGAATAG
- the mdoH gene encoding glucans biosynthesis glucosyltransferase MdoH translates to MNKSTHSTQDYVEALPLTDEQKAALSQQLPAEPEQAFATVHHRLGGDVTTTVDAANPDAPLVSVKARVGASWPDALEKGTLDEVDNEGRTIASAMPPVKRSSMFPDVWRTNPVGRFWDNLMGRSAVSRHATSEMPESEKRWRHAGSVRRYILLVLMLVQTAIATWYMKTILPYQGWALIDPSDMLNQDWQQSVLQLLPYVLQTGILVLFAILFCWVSAGFWTALMGFLQLLIGRDKYSITASTKGNEPLNPNNRTALIMPICNEDVERVFAGLRATYESVKATGDLDQFDIYVLSDSYDPDICVAEQKAWMEVCRDVEGHGRIFYRRRRRRVKRKSGNIDDWCRRWGGEYAYMVILDADSVMSGECLTGLARLMDANPNAGIIQSAPKASGMDTLYARCQQFATRVYGPLFTAGLHFWQLGESHYWGHNAIIRVKPFIEHCALAPLPGEGSFAGSIMSHDFVEAALMRRAGWGVWIAYDLPGSYEELPPNLLDELKRDRRWCHGNLMNFRLFLVKGMHPVHRAVFLTGVMSYLSAPLWFTFLALSTALQVVHTLMEPQYFLQPRQLFPVWPQWRPELAIALFSTTMVLLFLPKLLSIVLIWAKGAKQFGGAFRLLISMFLEMLFSVLLAPVRMLFHTVFVVSAFLGWEVVWNSPQRDDDDTPWGEAFKRHGSQLLLGAVWAAGMAWLDLRFLWWLAPIVFSLILSPIVSVLSSRATLGIKSKKAKLFLIPEEYDPPRELVATEEYLTLNRSRKLQNGFMHAVFDPGFNALATAMATSRHLLRETVENGRRAHLEHALKTGPKDLGKADRLILLSDPVLMARLHSAVWTQPDQQVWSDYYEKLPRNVQAFPVTQTLEVKSA, encoded by the coding sequence ATGAATAAGTCAACGCACTCTACTCAAGATTATGTAGAAGCTTTGCCGCTTACTGATGAACAGAAAGCGGCGCTCTCTCAGCAGCTTCCCGCTGAGCCGGAGCAGGCTTTTGCTACCGTACATCACCGCTTAGGCGGTGATGTGACGACCACGGTTGATGCGGCCAATCCTGATGCGCCCTTGGTGTCAGTGAAAGCCCGCGTCGGCGCAAGCTGGCCTGATGCCCTTGAAAAGGGCACGTTAGACGAAGTCGATAATGAAGGGCGCACGATTGCCAGCGCCATGCCACCGGTTAAACGTTCCAGCATGTTCCCTGATGTCTGGCGCACCAACCCGGTCGGGCGTTTCTGGGACAACCTGATGGGGCGCAGCGCAGTTTCGCGTCACGCCACATCAGAAATGCCCGAGTCGGAAAAACGCTGGCGTCATGCCGGTTCTGTGCGTCGTTATATCCTGCTGGTTCTGATGCTGGTGCAGACGGCGATCGCCACCTGGTATATGAAAACCATTCTGCCGTATCAGGGTTGGGCGCTCATCGATCCCAGCGATATGTTGAACCAGGACTGGCAACAGTCGGTTCTGCAATTGCTGCCTTACGTCTTACAGACCGGGATCCTGGTGCTGTTCGCCATTCTGTTCTGTTGGGTGTCGGCCGGTTTCTGGACGGCACTGATGGGCTTTTTACAATTGCTCATTGGTCGGGACAAATACAGCATTACCGCTTCGACGAAAGGTAATGAGCCGCTGAATCCGAACAACCGTACCGCATTGATCATGCCGATTTGTAACGAAGACGTGGAGCGCGTTTTCGCGGGCCTGCGTGCAACGTATGAATCAGTCAAAGCGACGGGAGATTTGGATCAGTTTGATATCTACGTGCTGAGTGACAGTTACGATCCGGATATCTGCGTAGCGGAACAAAAAGCCTGGATGGAAGTGTGCCGCGACGTTGAAGGTCATGGACGTATTTTCTATCGCCGCCGCCGCCGTCGTGTGAAACGTAAAAGCGGTAACATTGATGACTGGTGCCGTCGCTGGGGCGGGGAATATGCCTATATGGTTATTCTCGATGCCGACAGCGTCATGAGTGGTGAATGTCTGACCGGTCTGGCCCGTCTGATGGATGCCAACCCGAATGCCGGTATTATTCAGTCTGCGCCAAAAGCGTCAGGTATGGATACGCTGTATGCACGTTGCCAGCAATTTGCGACCCGTGTTTACGGCCCGCTGTTTACCGCCGGTCTGCATTTCTGGCAGTTGGGCGAATCCCATTACTGGGGCCATAACGCCATTATCCGTGTGAAACCGTTTATTGAGCACTGTGCGCTTGCGCCATTGCCCGGTGAAGGTTCCTTTGCCGGTTCCATCATGTCTCACGACTTTGTGGAAGCTGCGCTGATGCGTCGTGCGGGCTGGGGCGTGTGGATTGCTTATGATCTGCCGGGCAGTTATGAAGAGTTGCCACCGAACCTGCTCGACGAGCTGAAACGTGACCGTCGCTGGTGCCACGGTAACCTGATGAACTTCCGCCTGTTCCTGGTGAAAGGAATGCACCCGGTTCACCGTGCGGTGTTCCTGACCGGTGTGATGTCTTACCTGTCGGCACCGTTGTGGTTTACCTTCCTGGCCTTGTCTACCGCATTGCAGGTCGTGCACACGCTGATGGAGCCACAGTATTTCCTGCAACCCCGTCAGTTGTTCCCGGTGTGGCCGCAGTGGCGTCCTGAACTGGCGATAGCCTTGTTCTCGACGACCATGGTGTTGCTGTTCCTGCCAAAACTGCTGAGTATTGTGCTCATCTGGGCGAAGGGAGCGAAACAGTTTGGTGGTGCATTCCGTCTGCTGATTTCCATGTTCCTCGAAATGCTGTTCTCAGTATTGCTGGCACCGGTGCGTATGTTGTTCCACACCGTCTTCGTGGTCAGCGCGTTTCTGGGGTGGGAAGTGGTCTGGAACTCACCGCAGCGTGATGATGATGATACGCCGTGGGGCGAAGCCTTTAAACGTCACGGTTCTCAGCTGTTGCTGGGTGCGGTCTGGGCTGCCGGTATGGCGTGGCTGGACTTGCGTTTCCTGTGGTGGCTTGCGCCAATCGTCTTCTCCCTGATCCTGTCGCCAATCGTCTCCGTACTGTCGAGCCGTGCAACGCTGGGGATTAAGAGTAAGAAGGCCAAACTGTTCCTGATCCCGGAAGAATACGATCCTCCACGTGAACTGGTGGCTACCGAGGAATACCTGACGCTGAACCGTTCGCGTAAGCTGCAAAATGGCTTTATGCATGCGGTCTTCGATCCGGGCTTCAACGCACTGGCCACGGCGATGGCAACATCCCGTCACCTGTTGCGTGAAACGGTAGAAAACGGCCGTCGTGCTCATCTGGAGCATGCGCTGAAAACCGGTCCTAAGGATCTGGGCAAGGCGGATCGTCTGATCCTGCTGAGTGATCCGGTGCTGATGGCGCGTTTACACTCTGCGGTGTGGACGCAACCGGATCAGCAGGTCTGGAGTGATTACTACGAGAAACTACCTCGCAATGTACAGGCATTCCCTGTCACTCAGACGCTGGAAGTTAAATCCGCCTGA
- a CDS encoding glucan biosynthesis protein G: MIKVRLLSAAVLMTMFTSSAWAFSIDDVAKQAKALADKGYEAPKSNLPSQFRDLKFADYQQIQFNHDKAYWKNLNTPFKLEFYHQGMYFDTPVKINEVTADSVKEIKYSPDYFNFGNVKHDADSVKNLGFAGFKVLYPINKADKDDEIMSVLGASYFRVIGKGQVYGLSARGLAIDTALASGEEFPRFREFWIERPNPDEKHLVIYALLDSPRATGAYRLDVYPGKEATVDVQSQVYLRDKVGKLGVAPLTSMFLFGANQPSPVLNYRPALHDSNGLSIHAGNGEWIWRPLNNPKHLAVSQFSMENPKGFGLLQRGRSFSNFEDLDDRYDLRPSGWVETKGDWGKGKVELVEIPTADETNDNVVAFWTPDQLPDAGKPLSLNYRLHFTREEEKLHSPDLAWVERTMRSTGDVKQSNLIREPDGSVAFLVDFVGPNLKALKSDTPVVSQVSVGDNGDLVENSVRYNPVTKGWRLTLRLKVKDPKKAIEMRASLANGDKTLSETWSYQLPANE, from the coding sequence ATGATCAAAGTCCGTTTGCTAAGTGCCGCAGTGTTGATGACCATGTTCACCTCATCTGCCTGGGCTTTTTCTATAGATGATGTTGCCAAACAAGCGAAGGCGTTAGCCGATAAAGGTTACGAAGCGCCGAAAAGCAATCTTCCGTCTCAGTTCCGCGATCTCAAATTCGCAGATTACCAACAAATTCAATTCAATCATGACAAAGCGTACTGGAAAAACCTGAATACGCCTTTCAAGCTTGAGTTTTACCATCAGGGGATGTACTTCGACACTCCGGTGAAAATCAACGAAGTGACGGCTGATTCAGTCAAAGAAATCAAATACAGCCCGGACTACTTCAACTTTGGCAACGTCAAGCATGACGCTGACTCAGTGAAAAATCTCGGCTTTGCCGGCTTCAAAGTGCTTTATCCCATTAATAAAGCCGACAAAGATGATGAAATTATGAGTGTGCTGGGTGCCAGCTACTTCCGCGTCATCGGTAAAGGCCAGGTTTATGGCTTGTCTGCCCGTGGTCTGGCGATCGACACTGCACTGGCTTCCGGCGAAGAGTTTCCACGTTTTCGTGAATTCTGGATCGAACGTCCTAATCCGGATGAAAAGCATTTAGTCATTTATGCTTTGCTGGATTCCCCGCGTGCGACCGGTGCTTATCGTCTGGACGTTTATCCGGGTAAAGAAGCAACGGTTGACGTGCAGTCTCAGGTTTATCTGCGCGATAAAGTCGGCAAACTGGGCGTGGCTCCTTTAACCAGCATGTTCCTGTTTGGCGCAAACCAGCCTTCGCCGGTGCTGAACTACCGTCCGGCGCTGCATGATTCCAACGGTCTGTCTATCCACGCCGGTAACGGTGAATGGATCTGGCGTCCGCTGAATAATCCGAAACACCTTGCCGTCAGCCAGTTCTCTATGGAGAACCCGAAAGGCTTCGGTCTGCTGCAACGTGGTCGCAGTTTCTCTAACTTTGAAGACCTGGATGATCGTTATGACCTGCGTCCGAGCGGCTGGGTTGAGACCAAAGGCGACTGGGGTAAAGGAAAAGTTGAGCTGGTAGAAATCCCGACTGCGGATGAAACCAACGACAATGTTGTGGCATTCTGGACCCCTGATCAACTGCCTGATGCGGGTAAACCGCTGAGCCTGAACTATCGTTTACATTTCACCCGTGAAGAAGAGAAATTGCACTCTCCTGATCTGGCGTGGGTTGAACGTACCATGCGCTCTACTGGTGATGTGAAACAGTCGAATCTGATCCGTGAACCAGATGGCAGCGTGGCTTTCCTGGTCGACTTCGTCGGTCCAAACCTGAAAGCACTGAAGAGCGACACGCCGGTGGTATCTCAGGTCAGCGTGGGCGACAACGGTGATCTGGTTGAAAACTCCGTACGCTATAATCCTGTAACGAAAGGCTGGCGTCTGACGCTGCGCCTGAAAGTGAAGGATCCTAAGAAGGCGATCGAAATGCGCGCTTCTCTGGCCAATGGCGATAAAACTCTGAGTGAAACCTGGAGCTATCAGCTGCCTGCAAATGAATAA
- the mdoC gene encoding glucans biosynthesis protein MdoC, which translates to MTQPKPQREFFLDSIRAYLMLLGIPFHISLIYSSHIWAVNSAIPSDGLTIFNDVIHAFRMQVFFVISGYFSYMLYERYDPQQWLKVRLERVAIPLAAAFPLITIPQLYFLMKFTSKFSDWNNLDFYQKINVTVWELVSHLWFLLTLVILTSICFYLFKFIKEIKTSRIQIIKSRTNSLGKLSIIFLFIGLIYAAFNRSLYLFAPNLLSNGAFNFIVMQTLFYLPFFILGALAYKFSWLKELFLKPSATAGVVSIFLFAAYMFNQHVNTPQLYSMEIDAIITTLLGFLMVNVVFSFSHYLLNFQAPWITYLVNSSLFIYLIHHPLTLIYGAFITPKIHSDWLGFWLGLVFVFGIAFLLYEVHKRIPILRFLFSGKPQHPAKKAPSDANQPQNQTS; encoded by the coding sequence ATGACACAGCCAAAACCACAACGTGAGTTTTTCTTAGACTCCATCCGCGCATATTTGATGCTGCTGGGTATTCCTTTCCATATATCATTGATTTACTCCAGCCATATCTGGGCGGTAAACAGTGCAATACCCTCTGACGGCCTGACGATATTCAATGATGTTATCCATGCCTTCCGTATGCAGGTATTCTTTGTTATCTCCGGCTATTTCTCTTATATGCTGTATGAGCGCTATGACCCGCAGCAGTGGCTGAAGGTGCGCCTGGAGCGGGTCGCCATTCCGCTGGCGGCAGCCTTCCCGCTGATCACGATCCCACAACTCTATTTCCTGATGAAATTCACCAGCAAATTTTCTGACTGGAATAATCTGGATTTTTATCAAAAAATTAACGTTACCGTCTGGGAACTGGTCTCGCATTTATGGTTCCTGTTAACCCTGGTCATTCTCACCAGCATTTGCTTTTACCTTTTCAAATTTATTAAAGAAATTAAGACTAGTCGTATTCAAATAATAAAAAGCCGGACAAACAGCTTAGGAAAACTCTCAATTATATTTCTTTTTATCGGTTTAATTTACGCGGCATTTAACAGAAGCCTGTATCTTTTCGCACCGAATTTACTTTCCAATGGTGCGTTTAATTTCATCGTCATGCAGACGTTGTTTTATCTGCCGTTTTTCATCCTGGGCGCACTTGCTTATAAATTCTCCTGGCTGAAAGAACTGTTTCTGAAACCGTCGGCCACCGCCGGGGTAGTCAGCATTTTCCTGTTCGCCGCTTACATGTTCAATCAACATGTCAATACACCACAACTGTACTCGATGGAAATCGATGCCATTATCACCACCCTGCTCGGGTTCCTGATGGTCAATGTGGTGTTTTCATTCAGCCATTATTTACTGAATTTCCAGGCACCGTGGATCACCTATCTGGTCAACTCGTCCTTGTTTATCTATCTGATCCATCACCCTTTAACGCTGATTTATGGTGCGTTTATTACACCGAAAATTCACAGCGACTGGCTGGGATTCTGGCTGGGGCTGGTGTTTGTATTCGGTATCGCCTTTTTGCTGTATGAAGTGCATAAACGCATCCCGATCCTGCGGTTCCTGTTCTCAGGCAAACCACAGCATCCGGCGAAAAAAGCGCCTTCAGATGCCAATCAGCCACAAAATCAGACATCCTGA
- a CDS encoding HlyD family secretion protein: MIKTSPVRLSWLCAAVVVILLVVIALRILSGNTQPVTDDAFVSADSTLVAPRISGTIADVYVQDNQTVKAGDVLARIDDRDYRNAVLTAEANLETANAQMLSLTAQLAKQQQTILQAQALVNADAASIAYARQSADRYKRLLQNGSGTADARDESDANLRSRLAAQQSDMAAALGAEKQIDVLKAEQAEAKAAIDSAATALAQAKLNLSYTEITAPVDGVVGQRSLRIGGYVAAGTRVLVVVPLKSAYIVANYLETQLGDVQPQQPVDIKVDALPGVVLKGKVDSISPATGVTFSPISPDNATGNYTKVVQRLAVKIVLDSNQPDVKRLKVGMSVIPTIHTTTR; encoded by the coding sequence ATGATAAAAACCTCACCTGTCCGCCTGAGCTGGCTGTGTGCTGCTGTGGTAGTGATATTGCTGGTTGTCATCGCCTTGCGGATACTTAGCGGAAACACGCAACCGGTCACTGATGATGCCTTTGTTTCTGCTGACTCCACGCTGGTCGCGCCGCGAATTTCCGGCACCATTGCCGATGTTTATGTCCAGGATAACCAGACGGTGAAGGCCGGTGATGTGCTTGCCCGAATCGACGATCGTGATTATCGCAATGCGGTACTGACGGCAGAAGCCAATCTGGAAACCGCGAATGCACAGATGCTCAGCCTGACCGCGCAACTGGCGAAACAACAACAGACTATCTTGCAGGCACAGGCGCTGGTTAATGCCGACGCAGCCAGTATTGCTTATGCGCGTCAGAGTGCTGACCGTTATAAACGCCTGCTGCAAAATGGCTCCGGCACGGCCGATGCCCGTGATGAGTCTGATGCCAATTTACGTTCCAGACTGGCTGCGCAGCAGAGTGATATGGCTGCGGCTCTGGGCGCTGAAAAGCAGATTGATGTACTGAAAGCGGAACAGGCAGAAGCGAAAGCGGCCATCGATTCAGCTGCAACGGCACTGGCGCAGGCGAAGCTGAATCTTTCTTATACCGAAATTACAGCGCCGGTGGATGGCGTCGTCGGCCAGCGTTCGCTGCGTATTGGCGGATATGTGGCCGCCGGCACGCGCGTTCTGGTTGTCGTGCCGTTGAAAAGTGCTTACATCGTGGCGAATTATCTGGAAACCCAGCTGGGCGATGTGCAGCCGCAGCAGCCGGTGGATATCAAAGTCGATGCCTTGCCGGGAGTGGTACTGAAAGGCAAGGTGGACAGTATTTCGCCTGCCACCGGCGTGACGTTTTCGCCGATCTCTCCTGACAATGCCACCGGCAATTACACCAAAGTGGTGCAGCGTCTGGCGGTTAAAATCGTGCTCGACAGCAATCAGCCGGATGTGAAACGTCTGAAAGTCGGCATGTCAGTGATCCCTACGATCCACACAACGACACGCTGA